The proteins below are encoded in one region of Paenibacillus sp.:
- a CDS encoding aldo/keto reductase yields the protein MLYRKLGRTDVSIPAIGQGTWKFGEDASREKDEIEALRFGIEHGLTLIDTAEDYASGGSERVVGKAIRDLNRDDVFLVTKVAARNCSYKGVLASAEASLERLQTSHIDLYLQHWPSSEHEVSETMAAMAELVHKGWVKYIGVSNFSVSLMQEAQRHLGGVPLVCNQVAYHLNDRHIEEEILPFARERGITIMGYSPFGYAPHVFGGKGFPEAGTKERDVLDSIGAKYGKTAYQAALNWVLRQEGLVTIPKAASKHHIMDNLNAMGWEMSADDLEQIERTFPRGARQ from the coding sequence ATGCTGTATCGAAAACTAGGCCGTACGGACGTCAGCATTCCTGCAATTGGTCAAGGAACTTGGAAGTTCGGCGAAGACGCGAGCCGCGAGAAAGACGAAATCGAAGCGCTGCGGTTCGGAATTGAACACGGTCTTACCTTGATCGATACGGCTGAGGATTACGCGAGCGGCGGTTCGGAGAGAGTCGTCGGGAAGGCGATCCGGGATTTGAACCGGGACGATGTGTTCCTCGTCACGAAAGTGGCCGCCAGAAATTGCTCTTACAAAGGCGTATTGGCGTCGGCGGAGGCGAGTTTGGAGCGGCTGCAAACGAGCCATATCGATTTGTATTTGCAGCATTGGCCGAGTTCGGAGCACGAGGTTTCGGAAACGATGGCGGCCATGGCCGAGCTTGTCCATAAGGGATGGGTCAAGTACATAGGGGTCAGCAATTTTTCCGTATCGTTAATGCAAGAAGCGCAGCGGCACTTAGGCGGCGTCCCTCTGGTTTGCAACCAAGTAGCGTACCATTTGAACGATCGTCATATCGAGGAAGAAATTTTGCCGTTCGCAAGGGAGCGCGGAATTACGATCATGGGCTATTCCCCGTTCGGGTACGCGCCTCATGTGTTCGGCGGGAAAGGCTTCCCCGAAGCCGGGACGAAGGAGCGGGACGTCTTGGATTCGATCGGAGCCAAATACGGGAAAACGGCGTACCAAGCGGCGCTGAACTGGGTGCTGCGGCAGGAAGGGTTGGTCACGATTCCGAAAGCCGCGAGCAAACACCACATCATGGACAATTTGAACGCGATGGGCTGGGAAATGTCGGCGGACGATTTGGAGCAAATCGAGAGGACGTTCCCGAGGGGCGCTCGGCAATAA
- a CDS encoding EamA family transporter, translating to MLYAILAALCFGFRGILYHWTSQRGLDRNAMLCGVFATGMVISLLAGAASGQAWTRETLIGIVMGVCSFSANASLYKGFAVGKASIIAVLTALPAVVVVGLAYIFWGETLSLWQTVAFVVIVASLVMIRYSNDISLKNLQGAQWGVLAMVFFAFNDVAGKQSTLLGASMLPTLFFMFLTGSALFGASWWAETARRRAAGVPAVANRLGWGDGKVFLWGMVVGLTNLGGMVLILEAFARGVTGLVSAVVAMNIVLILVYTKVFVKVSFKRLELAGMTLAIAGILVLKALGG from the coding sequence ATGTTGTACGCCATATTGGCGGCGTTGTGCTTTGGATTTCGGGGAATTTTGTATCATTGGACGTCGCAGCGGGGGTTGGATCGCAATGCGATGCTGTGCGGCGTGTTCGCGACCGGCATGGTCATCTCGCTGCTCGCCGGCGCCGCGTCGGGGCAGGCGTGGACGCGGGAAACGCTGATCGGCATCGTGATGGGCGTCTGCTCGTTCAGCGCGAACGCCAGTTTGTATAAAGGGTTCGCCGTCGGGAAAGCGTCCATTATCGCGGTATTGACCGCTCTGCCCGCGGTCGTCGTCGTCGGTCTCGCCTACATTTTCTGGGGCGAGACGCTGTCTCTTTGGCAGACGGTCGCGTTCGTCGTCATCGTGGCCAGCCTCGTCATGATTCGATATTCGAACGATATCTCGCTGAAAAATTTGCAAGGCGCCCAGTGGGGCGTTCTCGCGATGGTGTTTTTCGCCTTCAACGACGTCGCCGGGAAGCAATCGACCTTACTCGGCGCCAGCATGCTGCCGACGTTGTTTTTCATGTTCTTGACCGGCAGCGCGCTGTTCGGCGCCAGTTGGTGGGCGGAGACGGCCCGACGCCGCGCCGCCGGCGTACCGGCCGTCGCCAATCGTCTCGGCTGGGGCGATGGAAAAGTGTTTCTGTGGGGCATGGTCGTCGGCTTGACGAATTTGGGGGGCATGGTGCTCATTCTCGAGGCGTTCGCCCGCGGGGTGACGGGGCTCGTATCGGCCGTCGTCGCGATGAACATCGTACTGATCCTCGTTTACACGAAAGTGTTCGTCAAGGTTTCCTTCAAACGGCTTGAATTGGCCGGCATGACCCTCGCAATCGCAGGCATCTTGGTGCTGAAAGCGTTGGGCGGATAG
- a CDS encoding Dabb family protein has protein sequence MVQLEYLDRGLIAAVTSEGVFLSWRLLGTEVTGYSGQGLTGADFNLYRDGTLIATIRDSTNYLDREGSPESVYYVCALVDGREADRSAEIVPWRSAYCEIPLLKPEGGVTPAGEAYTYAANDMSVGDVDGDGQYEFFVKWDPSNAKDVSHSGYTGPVYIDCYKLDGTLLYRIDLGVNIRAGAHYTQFLAYDFDGDGKAELMLKTAPGTKVVRFDSGRNPVSETYITLLPEDAAAGYGHEDDYRISSEDYYEHIVRLFMGWHAHEEVANGHWPATLEQCFGIERRYDYPLSREDAERLADYFLDVYAPSRSAKNNLRRIEGFVLSGPEYLTVFRGETGEELTTIRYKPERHDDGLMWGDYSWNRIEPGNRVDRFLAGVAYLDGKKPYAIFARGYYTRAVVAAYAWDGRRLEETWCIDSGWVTMDNPFRDTLRLQDGRDERSGALARQGAHSLSVADVDGDGCHEIIYGAATIDHDGTLLYSSTDVLPEGSASPGFVAKLGHGDALHVADIDPDRPGLEIFMVHEGGVHAPYGYALRDAATGEVIYGGFAADDVGRGMIGQVDPRYRGLQTWSSEDIYSRQTFGLMTATGEQIDTKVPGTNMSIKWAADMTTQIVGGTFDDPVVIEDWRRGRLLTAEGTRSNNGTKGNPCLVADVFGDWREELLVRTADSSAIRIYFSTEITDRKLYTLMHDAQYRTGVAWQNVAYNQPCYPSFYFASDIDWSKVPIPELRLPRAADNTTEEMNRMVEHLVLFKLKPGTTEEQRRTVVDTLKRLKSIDGIVDMSVGINHSKEGKSQGFEVGMRVRFRDQAALEGYLPHPQHVGVVDEVREYFDDVIVVDYDA, from the coding sequence TTGGTACAGCTTGAATACTTAGACCGAGGATTGATAGCCGCCGTCACGTCGGAGGGGGTATTTCTCAGTTGGAGATTGCTGGGCACGGAGGTTACCGGCTATAGCGGCCAAGGGTTGACGGGCGCCGATTTCAACCTTTACCGGGACGGGACGTTGATCGCGACGATTCGGGACAGCACGAACTATTTGGATCGCGAAGGGTCGCCCGAATCCGTTTATTATGTATGCGCTTTAGTCGACGGCCGCGAAGCGGATCGCAGCGCGGAGATCGTCCCTTGGCGGAGCGCGTACTGCGAAATTCCGCTCCTGAAGCCGGAGGGCGGCGTAACGCCCGCCGGGGAGGCGTACACTTACGCCGCGAACGATATGAGCGTGGGGGACGTGGACGGCGACGGCCAGTACGAGTTTTTCGTCAAATGGGATCCGTCGAACGCCAAAGACGTATCCCATTCCGGCTACACCGGGCCCGTATACATCGATTGCTATAAACTGGACGGAACGCTGCTGTACCGAATCGATCTCGGCGTGAACATTCGGGCGGGCGCGCATTATACGCAGTTTCTCGCATACGATTTCGACGGGGACGGCAAAGCGGAATTGATGCTGAAGACGGCGCCCGGAACGAAAGTCGTCCGATTCGATTCCGGCCGAAATCCGGTCTCCGAAACGTATATTACCCTGCTTCCGGAAGATGCGGCGGCCGGGTACGGCCATGAGGACGACTACCGGATCAGCAGCGAGGATTACTACGAGCATATTGTGCGGCTGTTCATGGGCTGGCATGCGCACGAAGAAGTCGCGAACGGGCATTGGCCGGCGACATTGGAGCAGTGCTTCGGCATCGAGCGCCGGTACGATTATCCGTTGTCCCGCGAGGACGCGGAACGGCTCGCCGATTACTTCCTCGACGTGTATGCGCCGAGCCGGAGCGCCAAGAACAACTTGCGGAGAATCGAAGGCTTCGTCTTGAGCGGTCCGGAATACTTGACCGTATTCCGCGGCGAGACGGGGGAAGAGTTGACGACGATCCGCTACAAGCCCGAACGCCATGACGACGGATTGATGTGGGGCGATTACTCGTGGAACCGGATCGAGCCGGGGAACCGGGTCGACCGTTTCCTCGCCGGCGTGGCGTATTTGGACGGAAAGAAGCCCTACGCGATCTTCGCCCGCGGTTATTACACGAGAGCCGTCGTCGCCGCGTATGCCTGGGACGGCCGGCGGCTTGAGGAAACGTGGTGCATCGACAGCGGCTGGGTGACGATGGATAACCCGTTCCGAGATACGCTGCGCCTGCAGGACGGCCGGGACGAACGATCCGGCGCGCTCGCAAGGCAAGGCGCGCATTCCTTGAGCGTCGCGGACGTGGACGGGGACGGCTGTCACGAGATCATTTACGGAGCGGCGACGATCGATCATGACGGGACGCTGCTGTACAGCTCGACGGACGTGCTGCCCGAAGGAAGCGCATCGCCTGGCTTCGTCGCCAAGCTCGGCCACGGGGATGCGCTGCATGTGGCCGATATCGATCCGGACCGCCCGGGACTGGAAATTTTCATGGTCCACGAGGGCGGAGTGCATGCGCCGTACGGATATGCGCTACGCGATGCGGCCACGGGCGAAGTCATTTACGGCGGCTTCGCCGCCGACGACGTCGGCCGCGGCATGATCGGTCAGGTCGACCCGAGGTACAGGGGATTGCAGACGTGGTCGAGCGAAGATATTTACAGCCGGCAAACGTTCGGTTTGATGACGGCGACGGGCGAACAGATCGATACGAAGGTGCCCGGCACCAACATGAGCATCAAATGGGCGGCCGATATGACGACCCAAATCGTCGGCGGCACCTTCGACGATCCCGTCGTCATTGAAGATTGGCGGCGCGGACGGCTGCTGACGGCGGAAGGCACGAGGTCGAACAACGGCACCAAAGGGAACCCGTGCCTCGTCGCGGACGTCTTCGGCGATTGGCGCGAGGAGCTGCTCGTTCGGACCGCGGACAGCTCGGCGATTCGCATTTACTTCAGCACAGAGATCACCGATCGGAAATTGTATACGCTGATGCACGACGCTCAGTACCGAACCGGCGTCGCATGGCAGAACGTTGCGTACAACCAGCCGTGCTATCCGAGTTTCTATTTCGCGTCCGACATCGATTGGTCGAAGGTGCCGATTCCGGAGCTTAGGCTGCCCCGAGCGGCCGACAACACAACCGAGGAGATGAATCGTATGGTAGAGCATTTGGTGCTTTTCAAACTGAAACCGGGCACGACGGAGGAGCAGCGGCGAACGGTCGTCGACACCTTGAAGCGCCTGAAGTCGATCGACGGCATCGTGGACATGTCCGTCGGCATCAACCATTCCAAGGAAGGGAAGAGCCAAGGTTTCGAGGTGGGCATGCGCGTTCGGTTCCGGGACCAAGCGGCGTTGGAAGGCTATCTGCCGCATCCGCAGCATGTCGGGGTGGTGGACGAAGTCCGCGAGTATTTCGATGACGTCATCGTCGTGGATTACGACGCTTAA
- a CDS encoding response regulator transcription factor, translating into MNYRIVLVEDEKWVRTAIRKVAEKIDLPIGIVYEASNGLDASEWFKSNDAELVLTDIRMPVMDGLALLKEMKQSRPDVDVVIVSGHDDFGYAQQAMRHDAFDYLLKPVEQEELETCLRKWIDKREQSASAGAWREPDVNVHELSPVDQVIHYIESNRLYDMSSAEAADWVHLNPSYFSKLFKQTKGTTFTDYVTAMRMKEAARLLEMTSLRVTEIAERLGFADAAYFTNLFKKTFDLPPSDYRKQRLAGK; encoded by the coding sequence ATGAACTATCGTATCGTGCTGGTAGAGGATGAGAAATGGGTGCGCACCGCCATCCGCAAAGTGGCGGAGAAGATCGATCTGCCGATCGGCATCGTATACGAAGCGTCGAACGGGTTAGATGCGTCGGAGTGGTTCAAGTCCAACGACGCAGAACTCGTGTTAACCGACATTCGCATGCCGGTCATGGACGGATTGGCGCTTCTGAAAGAGATGAAGCAGAGCCGTCCCGACGTCGACGTCGTCATCGTCAGCGGTCACGACGATTTCGGTTACGCGCAGCAAGCGATGCGGCACGATGCCTTCGATTATTTGTTAAAGCCGGTCGAGCAAGAAGAGTTGGAGACGTGCCTGCGGAAGTGGATCGATAAAAGAGAACAGTCGGCGTCGGCGGGGGCGTGGAGAGAACCGGACGTGAACGTTCACGAGTTATCTCCGGTCGATCAAGTCATCCATTACATCGAATCGAACCGCCTGTACGACATGTCGTCGGCCGAAGCGGCGGACTGGGTCCATCTGAACCCGAGCTATTTCAGCAAGCTGTTCAAACAGACGAAAGGAACGACCTTCACCGATTACGTGACCGCGATGCGGATGAAGGAAGCTGCGAGATTGTTGGAAATGACGTCGCTGCGCGTGACGGAAATCGCCGAGCGGCTGGGGTTCGCGGACGCGGCGTATTTCACCAATTTGTTCAAAAAAACGTTCGACCTGCCCCCGAGCGACTACCGCAAACAGCGCTTGGCGGGGAAATAA
- a CDS encoding sensor histidine kinase, translated as MNRQFLTNIIRKALLRDKPLMTKLTAYSALLVVVPMLMVGIISYRESSRTLESEARQYSWQIIEQVKMYIEDYFRDFEISTLKIVNHPDTVAFLKLKTLEEVNDAEIVPAVRDVLKNSAYSQSDVINITLILDGIQTIHSAVQDGVSSVNGIEEEYWYRTMPVTGRPKVYSRIIDWNGRKEPVVSIVKRIANPQTLQAFGMLVIDVNYKRLHDVARKVKLGEAGQGFLFILDEQGYFVYHPNASFIGTMANPDIVRSIGSRASGSFITEADGAKTLLTFSRSETLQWQVVTSIPYGTLMRSREYIGGMIFGTTAAFMAVALVLSFTFAASLARPIRKIYYYMGRVENGDFKGKLPVESTDEIGMLARGFNRMVDRLSELLEEVYFSKMRETEMHLRQKETELRMLQAQINPHFLYNSLDTIRGMALEHDVEDIGSMAAALARLLRYNVKEAGANVTVRQEVEIAQLYLRIQQYRFDERLAFEFDVPPWALQQQICKFTIQPIIENCIVHAMERNLGTTLIRISAALLPDRRFELRISDNGPGIPPETLERLQRRLEDEAEAGDDAHIGMTNVQRRIRHVFGKPCGLRIDSVEGIGTQVGVILPYEAEQGGEG; from the coding sequence ATGAACCGACAATTTCTTACCAACATCATTCGCAAAGCGCTGCTCCGCGACAAACCGCTCATGACCAAGCTGACGGCGTACTCCGCGCTGCTCGTCGTCGTTCCGATGCTGATGGTCGGCATCATCTCCTACCGGGAATCCTCCCGGACGTTGGAGTCCGAAGCGAGGCAGTACAGCTGGCAAATTATCGAGCAAGTCAAGATGTACATCGAGGATTATTTCCGCGATTTCGAAATCAGCACGTTGAAGATCGTCAATCACCCGGATACCGTCGCCTTCCTCAAGCTCAAAACGCTGGAAGAAGTCAACGACGCGGAAATCGTTCCCGCCGTGCGCGACGTGCTGAAAAATTCCGCTTACTCGCAATCGGACGTGATCAATATTACGTTGATTCTGGACGGAATCCAAACGATCCATTCGGCGGTTCAAGACGGGGTGTCCAGCGTGAACGGCATCGAAGAGGAATACTGGTACCGCACGATGCCGGTGACGGGCAGGCCGAAGGTGTACAGCCGGATCATCGACTGGAACGGAAGGAAGGAGCCCGTCGTGTCGATCGTGAAACGGATCGCCAATCCTCAAACGCTTCAGGCGTTCGGCATGCTTGTCATCGACGTGAATTACAAACGCTTACATGACGTCGCCCGCAAAGTAAAGCTCGGGGAAGCGGGTCAAGGATTTCTGTTTATATTAGACGAACAAGGGTATTTCGTGTACCACCCGAATGCGTCCTTCATCGGCACGATGGCGAATCCGGACATCGTGCGGTCCATCGGCAGCCGCGCGAGCGGTTCGTTCATCACGGAAGCGGACGGCGCTAAGACGCTGCTGACGTTCAGCCGCAGCGAAACGCTGCAGTGGCAGGTCGTCACCTCGATTCCGTACGGCACGCTAATGAGGAGCAGGGAATATATCGGCGGCATGATTTTCGGGACGACCGCGGCGTTCATGGCCGTCGCGCTCGTGCTCAGCTTCACGTTCGCCGCCAGTCTCGCAAGGCCGATTCGCAAAATTTACTACTACATGGGCAGGGTCGAGAACGGCGATTTCAAGGGAAAGCTCCCCGTCGAATCGACCGACGAAATCGGAATGCTCGCGCGAGGCTTCAACCGGATGGTGGACCGGCTTTCCGAGCTGCTCGAGGAAGTATACTTCTCGAAAATGCGGGAGACGGAGATGCACCTAAGACAGAAGGAAACGGAGCTGCGAATGCTCCAAGCGCAAATCAACCCGCATTTTCTGTACAATTCCCTCGATACGATTCGCGGCATGGCGCTCGAGCACGATGTCGAAGACATCGGTTCGATGGCCGCCGCCTTGGCCCGCTTGCTGCGGTATAACGTCAAAGAAGCGGGAGCCAACGTCACCGTTCGGCAGGAGGTCGAGATCGCGCAGCTCTACCTGCGCATTCAGCAGTATCGTTTCGATGAGCGGCTCGCGTTCGAGTTCGACGTGCCGCCATGGGCGCTGCAGCAGCAAATTTGCAAATTTACGATTCAGCCGATCATCGAGAACTGTATCGTACACGCCATGGAGCGCAATTTAGGGACAACGTTGATCCGGATCTCCGCCGCGCTGCTGCCCGATCGGCGGTTCGAGCTCCGGATTTCGGACAACGGCCCCGGCATCCCGCCGGAGACGCTCGAACGGCTTCAACGTCGATTGGAGGACGAAGCGGAGGCCGGGGACGACGCGCATATCGGAATGACGAACGTGCAGCGACGTATTCGACATGTATTCGGGAAGCCGTGCGGGCTGCGCATCGACAGCGTCGAAGGCATCGGCACGCAGGTGGGCGTCATATTGCCTTATGAGGCGGAGCAGGGGGGAGAAGGATGA
- a CDS encoding TRAP transporter substrate-binding protein — translation MFWTKRNRGSVIAVALAALLVSGCGAGANSSGGTAQSGTSGSGASEGPTYSFRLAETHPADYPTTKGDVKFAELVKERSNGRITIEVFPSAQLGEEKAVIEQVQLGAIEFTRVSTGPMAEFNKDFGVFSLPYIFDNDEHVWKFLLSDKGMGLLDTLQSSGLQGLGWYSSGARSFYSSKPITSIEDLKGQKIRVIENKLNLAIISALGASATPMPYGEVYSSLQTGVLDAAENNYPSYYSSKHYEVAPHLLLDRHQRVPEVLLVSKTVWDKLSAEDQALIRQAALDSIEYQREEWAKYEKESEDAVRAAGVTITEVEDLTPWKDAVKPVIDSYRAEFGTILEAIEAAK, via the coding sequence ATGTTTTGGACAAAGAGAAACAGAGGCAGCGTCATCGCCGTCGCATTGGCCGCGCTGCTCGTCAGCGGCTGCGGCGCAGGAGCGAACTCATCCGGAGGGACGGCGCAATCGGGAACGTCCGGTTCCGGCGCGAGCGAAGGGCCGACCTACTCGTTCCGCCTCGCGGAAACGCACCCGGCCGATTATCCCACGACGAAGGGCGACGTCAAATTCGCCGAGCTCGTGAAAGAGAGATCGAACGGGCGCATCACGATCGAGGTGTTCCCGTCGGCGCAGCTCGGGGAGGAGAAAGCGGTCATCGAGCAGGTACAGCTGGGCGCGATCGAATTTACGCGCGTCAGCACAGGGCCGATGGCGGAATTTAACAAAGATTTCGGGGTGTTCAGTCTCCCGTACATTTTCGACAACGACGAACACGTATGGAAGTTCTTGTTAAGCGATAAGGGCATGGGTCTGCTCGACACCCTGCAGTCGTCCGGCTTGCAAGGCCTTGGGTGGTACAGCTCAGGCGCCCGGAGCTTCTACTCTTCGAAACCGATCACGAGCATCGAAGATTTGAAGGGGCAAAAAATTCGCGTCATCGAAAACAAGCTGAACCTGGCGATCATTAGCGCGCTGGGCGCCAGCGCGACGCCGATGCCGTACGGTGAAGTGTACAGCTCGCTCCAGACCGGCGTTCTCGATGCCGCGGAAAACAACTACCCGAGCTATTACTCCAGCAAGCATTACGAGGTCGCGCCGCATCTGTTATTGGACCGTCACCAGCGGGTTCCGGAGGTGCTGCTTGTTTCCAAGACGGTGTGGGATAAGTTGTCCGCGGAAGATCAAGCTCTCATTCGGCAAGCCGCTCTAGATTCCATCGAATACCAGCGCGAAGAGTGGGCGAAGTACGAGAAGGAATCCGAGGACGCCGTGCGCGCCGCGGGCGTCACGATTACGGAGGTCGAGGACCTTACGCCGTGGAAGGACGCGGTCAAGCCGGTCATCGACAGCTACCGCGCCGAATTCGGCACGATTCTCGAAGCGATCGAAGCAGCGAAATAA
- a CDS encoding TRAP transporter large permease — translation MSYTIPIIVLAVSFVGLILLRFPIAMVLALSSLLVALTLDLPLAVIGQRMVQGVNSYSLLAIPFFILAGQIMSEGKLAVRLINLAQLTVGAIRGGLAMVNCVACMLFGNISGSAAADASSVGSVMIPMMKKKKYDADFSVAVTSAAAIQGVVMPPSHNMILYALAAGGVSISSLFLAGIVPCLILLVSLMTTSYFIARKRGYPKGEPVKLKDVPKIVADGFLSMFTAVIILGGIFSGWFTATESGAIACVYAFILTFFVYRDLPLSHVKVIFLKTFRTVAMVLFLIAASSAFAWVLTYLKIPAMLTEGLLAISDNPIIILLIINVLLLVLGAPLDMGPLILIMTPILFPVVTSLGMDPVHFGIVLILNLGIGLITPPVGTVLFVGSAIGKVSIEAATKRLIPYFCVMVAVLLLITYVPAISLWLPNLVNGGL, via the coding sequence ATGAGCTACACGATACCGATCATCGTACTTGCCGTCAGCTTCGTGGGCTTGATCCTGCTGCGGTTCCCGATCGCGATGGTATTAGCGCTGTCGTCGCTGCTCGTCGCGCTTACGTTGGACTTGCCGCTGGCCGTCATCGGGCAGCGCATGGTGCAGGGGGTAAATTCGTATTCGCTGCTTGCGATCCCGTTCTTTATTTTGGCGGGCCAAATTATGAGCGAGGGGAAGCTGGCGGTCCGTTTGATCAATTTGGCGCAGCTGACCGTAGGAGCGATCCGAGGCGGGCTCGCCATGGTCAACTGCGTCGCCTGCATGCTGTTCGGCAACATTAGCGGCTCCGCCGCCGCGGACGCGTCTTCCGTCGGCTCCGTCATGATCCCGATGATGAAAAAGAAAAAGTACGACGCCGATTTTTCCGTGGCGGTCACATCCGCGGCCGCGATCCAGGGCGTCGTCATGCCGCCGAGCCATAACATGATTTTGTATGCGCTTGCCGCGGGCGGGGTTTCCATCTCCAGCCTGTTCCTCGCCGGCATCGTTCCGTGCTTGATCCTGCTCGTCTCGCTCATGACGACCTCGTACTTCATTGCGCGGAAGAGAGGGTACCCTAAAGGCGAGCCGGTAAAACTGAAGGACGTGCCGAAAATCGTCGCGGACGGATTTCTGTCGATGTTCACGGCGGTAATCATCCTTGGCGGCATCTTCTCCGGCTGGTTTACGGCGACGGAGTCGGGCGCGATCGCATGCGTCTACGCGTTCATTCTTACGTTCTTCGTATACCGCGATCTGCCGTTATCGCACGTGAAGGTCATTTTTCTGAAAACCTTCCGGACCGTAGCCATGGTATTATTTCTAATAGCGGCCTCCAGCGCCTTCGCTTGGGTGTTAACGTACCTGAAAATACCGGCGATGCTGACCGAAGGTTTGCTGGCGATTTCGGACAACCCGATCATCATCTTGCTGATCATTAACGTGCTGCTCTTAGTTTTGGGGGCGCCGCTCGATATGGGGCCGCTCATTCTGATCATGACGCCGATCTTGTTCCCGGTCGTGACCTCGCTCGGAATGGACCCGGTCCACTTCGGCATCGTGCTCATACTGAATTTGGGCATCGGTCTCATTACGCCTCCGGTCGGAACGGTGCTGTTCGTCGGAAGCGCCATCGGGAAAGTAAGCATCGAAGCGGCTACCAAGCGGTTGATCCCGTATTTCTGCGTCATGGTCGCCGTGCTGCTGCTCATTACGTACGTACCGGCCATTTCTTTGTGGCTGCCGAATTTGGTTAACGGCGGCTTGTGA